Proteins encoded together in one Maricaulis maris window:
- a CDS encoding DUF962 domain-containing protein, whose product MREHATFQSFWPFYLQEHAKPWTRAWHFVGSTLAIFVLIYALVSRNWWLLAAVPVSGYFFAWVSHAFVERNKPATFTYPLWSLIGDYRMYGLFLAGKLDAELDKAGVPTGRQADEG is encoded by the coding sequence ATGCGCGAGCACGCGACCTTCCAGTCCTTCTGGCCCTTCTATCTCCAGGAACACGCCAAGCCGTGGACCCGGGCCTGGCATTTTGTCGGCTCGACCCTGGCCATCTTCGTGCTGATCTACGCGCTGGTCTCGCGCAATTGGTGGCTGCTCGCGGCGGTGCCGGTCTCGGGCTATTTCTTCGCCTGGGTCAGTCACGCCTTTGTCGAGCGCAACAAGCCGGCGACCTTCACCTATCCGCTCTGGTCGCTGATTGGCGATTATCGCATGTATGGCCTCTTCCTCGCGGGCAAGCTGGACGCCGAGCTCGACAAGGCCGGTGTGCCGACGGGACGCCAGGCAGACGAGGGCTGA
- a CDS encoding TrkH family potassium uptake protein: protein MSVSPDPVPIKTRFPGRPQMHSFPVVFILSLLVMGSGAAMLVPFLMEMGEADGNVLMFAVPMFGSLAVGGLVFGASRSTFELVLDHRQAFLITGASWFIMPLVSAIPFTFHGMSWTDAVFEAASGLTTTGSTVIGDLDALHPSLLLWRSLLQWIGGVGIIVIAVALLPFMRVGGMQLLSTESSDPSGKFEARAHVFVLRILTIYAAMTLLCAFVYSSLGMSGFDAIDHALTTLSTGGYSTHDASFGHFEQTGLHLAAIVFMIAGAIPFVAYLKFIDGDRTIFLRDPQVRSLLIILLFASVSLAVWHASTSAAGFGEALLASAFNTVSVVTTTGYASTDYTAWGGAAITVFFALTFLGGCAGSTSGGIKAYRLLVLYQVIRRYLMRTVMPSRVVSRTFDGRRMEEDAWIGVLVMVVVFFVTFIMFAIALSLTGLDFVTALSGSATAITNVGPGLGEIIGPAGNSASLPDAAKWLLSLEMILGRLEVLTFLVLLLPSFWD, encoded by the coding sequence ATGAGCGTCAGTCCCGACCCGGTCCCGATCAAGACCCGTTTTCCAGGACGCCCCCAAATGCACAGCTTCCCCGTTGTTTTCATCCTCTCGCTTCTCGTCATGGGAAGCGGGGCGGCGATGCTGGTCCCTTTCCTGATGGAGATGGGCGAGGCGGACGGCAATGTCTTGATGTTCGCCGTCCCGATGTTCGGCAGCCTGGCGGTCGGTGGTCTGGTTTTTGGCGCGAGCCGGTCGACGTTCGAGCTTGTTCTGGATCATCGCCAGGCTTTCCTGATTACCGGCGCGAGCTGGTTCATCATGCCTCTGGTCTCTGCCATCCCCTTCACCTTCCACGGCATGAGCTGGACCGATGCGGTGTTCGAGGCCGCTTCGGGCCTGACCACAACCGGGTCGACCGTGATCGGCGATCTCGACGCGCTCCACCCCAGCCTTCTTTTGTGGCGCTCTCTCCTGCAATGGATTGGCGGGGTCGGGATCATCGTCATCGCGGTCGCTCTTCTGCCTTTCATGCGGGTGGGCGGTATGCAGTTGCTCAGTACGGAAAGCTCTGACCCGTCCGGCAAGTTTGAGGCCCGGGCGCATGTTTTCGTTTTGCGGATCCTGACCATTTATGCGGCCATGACCCTGTTGTGCGCCTTTGTCTATTCAAGCCTCGGCATGAGCGGGTTTGACGCCATCGATCACGCGCTGACGACGCTATCCACCGGTGGCTATTCAACCCATGATGCCAGCTTCGGCCATTTCGAGCAGACCGGTCTCCACCTGGCGGCGATCGTCTTCATGATTGCCGGCGCCATACCGTTTGTCGCCTATCTGAAATTCATCGACGGCGACCGCACCATTTTCCTGCGGGACCCGCAGGTTCGCTCGTTGCTCATTATCCTGCTGTTCGCGTCGGTCTCGCTGGCGGTCTGGCACGCATCGACATCGGCGGCGGGCTTTGGAGAGGCCTTGCTGGCGTCCGCCTTCAATACCGTTTCCGTGGTCACGACGACCGGCTATGCCAGCACGGACTATACCGCTTGGGGCGGGGCGGCGATCACCGTGTTCTTCGCGCTGACCTTTCTGGGCGGGTGTGCCGGGTCAACCAGCGGCGGGATCAAGGCCTACCGCCTGCTGGTGCTCTACCAGGTCATCCGGCGCTATCTGATGCGCACCGTGATGCCGTCGCGGGTGGTGTCGCGGACCTTCGATGGCCGCCGCATGGAAGAGGATGCCTGGATCGGCGTCCTTGTCATGGTCGTGGTCTTCTTCGTGACCTTCATCATGTTCGCCATCGCGCTGAGCCTGACGGGTCTCGACTTTGTCACCGCGCTGTCAGGCAGCGCCACCGCGATCACCAATGTCGGCCCCGGTCTCGGTGAGATCATCGGACCGGCGGGCAATTCTGCCAGCCTGCCGGACGCCGCCAAATGGCTGTTGTCGCTGGAAATGATTCTCGGGCGCCTGGAAGTGCTCACCTTCCTCGTCCTGCTCCTGCCCAGTTTCTGGGACTAG
- a CDS encoding prephenate dehydrogenase: MTATPLVGLIGLGAFGRLAATHLAPHLDLVAHDPAVAALEDVRCVELAEAASRDVVILAVPVQLMATVCQQIAPHLSEGALVVDVASVKLQPMAAMRDNLPAGTRILGTHPLFGPQSAADGLEGQSIVLCPDPGVDPTCVAHVLRDDLRLEVHLSDADTHDRTMASVQALTHLVSKVITDLDLPSAPYTTRSYDLLKQAADLVAGDSDDLFRAIERHNPYAADLRARFFKAARALDARLE; encoded by the coding sequence ATGACCGCAACCCCGCTCGTCGGCCTGATCGGACTCGGCGCCTTCGGTCGGCTCGCCGCGACCCATCTCGCCCCGCACCTCGATCTGGTCGCGCATGACCCGGCGGTCGCAGCCCTGGAGGATGTGCGCTGTGTCGAGCTTGCGGAGGCAGCCTCGCGCGACGTTGTGATCCTGGCCGTGCCGGTCCAGCTCATGGCGACGGTCTGCCAACAGATCGCACCGCATCTCAGTGAGGGGGCGCTGGTCGTCGACGTAGCCTCGGTCAAGCTGCAGCCGATGGCGGCGATGCGGGACAACCTGCCGGCCGGGACGCGGATCCTTGGCACCCACCCGCTTTTCGGTCCCCAGAGCGCGGCGGACGGCCTGGAGGGACAATCCATCGTCCTGTGTCCCGATCCCGGCGTTGATCCGACCTGTGTGGCGCATGTGCTGCGTGATGATCTGCGGCTCGAGGTTCACCTGTCCGATGCCGACACCCATGACCGAACCATGGCCAGCGTGCAGGCGCTGACCCATCTGGTGTCCAAGGTCATCACCGATCTCGACCTGCCATCTGCGCCCTATACGACGCGCAGCTATGACCTGCTCAAGCAGGCCGCCGATCTGGTCGCCGGCGACAGCGATGATCTCTTCCGCGCCATCGAGCGCCACAACCCCTATGCGGCAGACCTACGGGCCCGCTTTTTCAAAGCGGCGCGGGCGCTGGACGCGCGGCTGGAGTAG